From a region of the Geobacillus stearothermophilus ATCC 12980 genome:
- a CDS encoding IS4-like element IS5377 family transposase: MNKHTTLPNLMQKLVSDEEIQLIAEAVGYRDSSRTFTLRELIHFFLLAAMHQWKSFRHGADVGPLYGLPRFHYSTVSKKAKEVPYDIMKRLLALIISKCNRQTRRSLRFPKPLRVVDSTTVTVGKNRLPWAPYHGERAGVKLHVAYSPESSLPADVVETTGLRHDGPVGEQLTNAQQVLVEDRAYFKIERLDRFVEQHQLFVIRMKDNIELHQKKSLKRLSSTSSSVQADFTCQLGTKQCRSTKRHRVVIFRDANGRDIRVVTNLFHASAETIADMYQQRWTVEVFFRWVKQYLNVPTLFGTTENAVYNQLFAAFIAYVLLRWLYDQTKKQTNVSLSFISFVRRFFSGQLPLDWKSGMAAALFEYAQIYGRRMYNFG, from the coding sequence ATGAACAAGCATACCACACTCCCGAATTTGATGCAGAAACTTGTTTCGGATGAAGAGATTCAACTGATTGCCGAAGCGGTTGGGTATCGTGATTCGTCTCGAACCTTTACGTTGCGCGAGTTGATTCACTTCTTCCTGCTGGCCGCCATGCATCAATGGAAAAGCTTTCGCCACGGAGCCGATGTGGGGCCTCTGTATGGATTGCCGCGATTCCATTATTCAACTGTATCCAAGAAAGCGAAAGAAGTTCCCTATGACATCATGAAACGCTTGTTGGCGTTGATCATTTCCAAGTGCAACCGCCAAACCCGCCGCTCGCTTCGGTTTCCCAAACCGCTTCGGGTGGTGGATTCGACGACCGTCACGGTCGGGAAAAACCGCCTGCCATGGGCGCCGTATCACGGCGAACGCGCCGGAGTGAAGCTGCACGTCGCGTATTCGCCGGAATCCTCGTTGCCGGCAGACGTGGTGGAAACGACCGGGCTGCGTCACGATGGCCCGGTGGGAGAACAGTTGACGAACGCTCAACAAGTGCTGGTGGAAGACCGGGCGTATTTCAAAATCGAACGCCTCGATCGATTTGTAGAGCAGCATCAGCTCTTTGTCATTCGGATGAAGGACAACATCGAACTTCATCAGAAAAAAAGCTTGAAACGCCTTTCCAGCACATCCTCATCGGTTCAAGCCGACTTCACGTGCCAGTTGGGGACGAAACAATGCCGCTCCACCAAGCGTCACCGGGTGGTGATCTTTCGAGATGCGAATGGCCGAGACATTCGGGTCGTGACGAACCTCTTCCATGCGTCTGCGGAAACCATTGCCGACATGTACCAACAACGTTGGACTGTTGAGGTCTTTTTCCGTTGGGTGAAGCAATATCTGAATGTCCCGACCTTGTTTGGCACGACGGAAAATGCGGTATACAACCAACTGTTTGCGGCGTTCATCGCGTATGTGTTGCTGCGATGGCTGTATGATCAAACCAAAAAACAGACGAACGTCTCTCTTTCCTTCATTTCGTTCGTTCGCCGTTTTTTCTCTGGGCAGCTTCCTCTCGATTGGAAATCCGGGATGGCCGCTGCTTTGTTTGAGTATGCCCAAATTTATGGAAGGCGTATGTATAATTTTGGATAA
- a CDS encoding tyrosine-type recombinase/integrase: MLNEYVTYLQEKGASPNTIISYTNDLNIFFNDLHIRPSDYVTPADIRKWIHQMLNPAEGKPLAISTINRRLNSLRSFYAWAVEHHKIEQNPMKDIQDLKSADEDNEKIMWLTEEEFEDLLHRMRKKPVQSRGVDPEEKYRRDRAVVYLLTYAGFRVEELSNLKLTDLDLEMKRIRIVGKGMKVRTVPISNILLAELEDWLKFRAEMAKKKPHVAESPYVFYSQRSPKFSVRGIQRMIDSYSLPNKKLTPHMFRHTFCKWMLKATNNDIEKVRRLAGHSNIATTSRYLKDSYSDLADAVEALPKF, translated from the coding sequence ATGTTAAATGAGTATGTTACCTACCTTCAGGAAAAAGGAGCATCCCCAAACACGATCATCTCCTATACGAATGACTTAAATATCTTTTTTAATGATTTACATATCCGTCCAAGTGATTACGTCACGCCGGCTGACATTCGCAAATGGATCCATCAAATGTTAAATCCGGCGGAAGGGAAACCGTTGGCCATTTCCACGATCAATCGCCGTCTGAATTCGTTGCGAAGCTTCTATGCGTGGGCGGTGGAACACCATAAGATTGAACAGAACCCAATGAAAGATATCCAGGATTTAAAATCAGCCGATGAAGATAACGAAAAAATCATGTGGCTGACGGAAGAAGAATTCGAGGACTTATTGCATCGGATGCGGAAAAAACCAGTTCAAAGCCGAGGAGTCGATCCTGAGGAGAAATATCGCCGGGATCGTGCGGTGGTGTATTTGCTTACCTATGCGGGATTTCGAGTGGAAGAGTTATCCAATTTAAAATTAACGGACTTAGATTTAGAGATGAAACGAATTCGAATTGTGGGAAAAGGGATGAAGGTCCGGACCGTGCCAATTTCGAATATCTTGCTGGCAGAACTCGAGGATTGGCTTAAGTTTCGCGCGGAAATGGCGAAAAAGAAACCGCATGTGGCCGAATCGCCATACGTTTTTTACAGCCAGCGTTCGCCGAAGTTTTCGGTAAGGGGCATCCAGCGAATGATCGATAGCTACAGCCTGCCAAATAAAAAACTGACGCCCCATATGTTCCGGCATACGTTTTGTAAGTGGATGTTAAAGGCGACGAATAATGATATCGAGAAGGTACGGCGTCTTGCTGGACATAGCAATATTGCCACGACGTCTCGATACTTAAAAGACAGCTATAGTGATTTGGCGGATGCCGTGGAGGCGTTGCCGAAGTTTTAA
- a CDS encoding IS110 family transposase encodes MNCTQNYKIDQVTEQTLVVGIDIAKRTHYACFVDDRGRVLRKSFPIFQSKEGFQQLYKAIQGAMQAFGKSEVIVAVEPTGHYWLNLAYFLEEHGIPLVMVNPAHVCRSKELDDNLPTKHDAKDALVIARLAKDGRFLVPRLLHEIEADLRVGSTLKEKLRKEQTAVKNAIVRWTDRYFPEFWTVFRDLGKTALSVLEWTPLPADMAGRTVEELLEVYRQSEGMKCPQKAKIQALINTAKDSIGVTEETTMARFEIAALDAELKALVQTTMEYQWLKTVDGLGDATIIDLLAEIGSFAHYRDPRQLVKLAGLTLKENSSGQRKGQKHISKRGRKRLRSVLFRAVIPLIRHNEAFRELHEYYTTRSVNPLTGKQSIVALCRKLLNVLFAICTKKQAFDAERMKQDVLSQVQRAA; translated from the coding sequence ATGAATTGTACACAAAACTATAAAATTGATCAAGTTACGGAACAAACGCTTGTCGTGGGCATCGATATCGCGAAACGAACCCACTACGCCTGCTTCGTGGATGACCGGGGGCGCGTGCTTCGCAAGTCGTTCCCGATCTTCCAGTCGAAAGAGGGGTTTCAACAGCTGTATAAAGCGATTCAGGGGGCGATGCAAGCGTTTGGGAAGTCAGAGGTGATCGTCGCCGTGGAGCCGACCGGGCACTACTGGTTGAACCTGGCCTACTTCCTCGAGGAGCACGGGATCCCGTTGGTCATGGTCAACCCGGCGCATGTGTGCCGGTCGAAAGAACTCGATGACAACCTGCCGACGAAACACGACGCCAAAGACGCCCTGGTCATTGCCAGACTGGCAAAAGACGGACGATTCCTCGTTCCCCGGCTGCTGCACGAGATTGAAGCCGATTTGCGCGTGGGGAGCACGCTCAAAGAGAAGCTCCGCAAGGAACAGACGGCGGTGAAAAACGCGATCGTCCGCTGGACGGATCGGTATTTTCCAGAGTTTTGGACCGTGTTTCGTGACTTGGGGAAAACGGCGCTTTCGGTGTTGGAGTGGACGCCGCTTCCGGCTGATATGGCCGGCCGGACGGTGGAGGAGCTTCTTGAGGTGTACCGGCAAAGCGAAGGGATGAAATGCCCGCAGAAGGCCAAAATTCAGGCGTTGATCAACACCGCGAAGGACTCGATTGGGGTGACGGAAGAGACGACGATGGCCCGGTTTGAGATCGCCGCGTTGGATGCCGAGTTGAAGGCATTGGTTCAAACGACGATGGAGTATCAATGGCTGAAAACGGTCGACGGGTTGGGAGACGCCACGATTATCGATCTGTTGGCGGAGATCGGCAGCTTCGCCCATTATCGGGACCCGCGCCAATTGGTGAAGTTGGCGGGCCTGACGCTCAAGGAGAACTCCTCCGGCCAGCGCAAAGGGCAAAAGCACATCTCCAAACGGGGACGGAAACGGCTGCGCTCGGTGCTGTTTCGGGCGGTGATTCCGCTGATCCGGCACAACGAGGCGTTTCGCGAGCTGCATGAATATTACACGACCCGATCCGTCAACCCGCTGACCGGAAAGCAGTCCATCGTCGCCTTGTGCCGGAAGCTGTTGAATGTGCTGTTTGCGATTTGTACGAAGAAACAAGCCTTTGACGCGGAGCGAATGAAACAGGACGTCTTGTCCCAGGTGCAACGGGCGGCCTAA
- a CDS encoding M16 family metallopeptidase: MRKLCLSNGLRLLIDKIPYAKSVSIGVMVHVGTKHETKETNGIAHFIEHLLFKNQLNFSNMYGNTYIEALGGKMNAFTGKELTCFHVQILSEHLKEAIRILKDMIFSFSISDADFDKEKQVVIQEIYRYQDNTLERVKIESLMQALGPCSYAFDILGTVSNIKSFTIDEVYNFYKKFYTPSNTVVSISGNIEENALIELIEMLESIPKGVIQKQTLSPVTFKGGFNYIHTADYQSHICFVFPGVSSKTPMRDYYAYFILNHLLGGGRNSRLNQTLREEKGLVYSVYSQTIIFEEIGVLRVIASTSEDNLKKVYDTIISIIKDIKENGFTLDELNRCKTAIKSELVFSNENIMQRMFFFGQEELLGIYKSFNIDEILKCVDDITIWEVENVIKNTFGGLHSLTISTKNPEFFINCCKERDDQFPIII, encoded by the coding sequence TCTATTGGAGTAATGGTTCATGTAGGAACGAAACATGAAACAAAAGAGACGAATGGAATAGCTCATTTCATTGAACATTTGTTGTTTAAAAACCAACTTAATTTTTCTAATATGTATGGAAATACTTATATCGAAGCATTAGGTGGAAAAATGAATGCATTTACAGGAAAAGAATTAACTTGTTTCCATGTGCAGATTCTGAGTGAACATTTAAAAGAAGCTATCCGTATATTAAAAGATATGATTTTTTCTTTCTCAATTTCTGATGCAGATTTTGACAAAGAAAAACAGGTTGTAATTCAGGAAATTTATCGATACCAGGACAATACATTAGAGAGAGTGAAAATAGAGTCATTAATGCAGGCGCTTGGTCCATGTTCTTATGCTTTTGATATTCTAGGAACAGTATCTAATATAAAATCATTTACTATCGATGAAGTCTATAATTTTTATAAAAAATTTTATACACCTAGTAATACCGTGGTCTCAATTTCGGGAAATATAGAAGAAAACGCATTAATTGAATTGATAGAAATGTTAGAATCTATTCCTAAAGGAGTTATACAAAAACAAACCTTAAGTCCAGTAACATTTAAAGGAGGATTTAATTATATACATACTGCTGATTATCAGTCACATATTTGCTTTGTATTCCCAGGTGTTTCATCTAAAACCCCTATGCGGGATTACTATGCTTACTTTATCCTGAATCACCTTTTAGGTGGGGGAAGAAACTCTCGTTTAAATCAAACCCTACGTGAAGAAAAGGGATTAGTCTATAGTGTATATTCACAAACTATCATATTTGAGGAAATAGGGGTACTTAGAGTAATAGCTTCTACAAGTGAAGACAACTTAAAAAAAGTATACGATACTATAATTAGTATTATTAAGGATATCAAAGAAAATGGTTTTACTCTAGATGAATTAAATCGCTGTAAAACAGCAATTAAAAGTGAATTGGTATTTTCAAATGAGAATATCATGCAACGCATGTTTTTCTTTGGACAGGAAGAACTCCTAGGTATTTATAAATCTTTTAATATAGATGAAATTCTTAAGTGTGTTGATGATATAACCATATGGGAAGTAGAAAATGTTATTAAAAATACATTTGGTGGTTTACATTCTTTGACTATAAGTACTAAAAATCCCGAATTCTTTATTAATTGTTGCAAGGAAAGAGATGATCAATTTCCAATTATTATATAA